A region from the Neurospora crassa OR74A linkage group V, whole genome shotgun sequence genome encodes:
- a CDS encoding MSF1, with product MKVFSNTETFNYSWEEVSTANWRKYCPWNEKSTHVVAVDTISRSVDPATGILRTERLITCRQAAPEWLKSMMGGGMDESQVFETSYVDPKTKTVTMVSTNITWSNLLNVQETVVYSPLSDHQTKFHQEAKITALAGGWQRIKNSIEDTLVKRFRENAAKGKEGFESVLAMSRRVFAEEREREKMGLIREQAGNIRMAA from the coding sequence ATGAAGGTCTTTTCCAACACAGAAACCTTCAATTACTCATGGGAAGAGGTATCGACTGCCAACTGGCGGAAGTACTGCCCATGGAACGAGAAGTCGACGCACGTTGTCGCCGTCGATACCATCAGCCGCAGCGTTGACCCTGCCACCGGCATCCTGCGCACCGAGCGCCTCATCACCTGCCGTCAGGCTGCTCCAGAATGGCTCAAGAGCATGATGGGCGGCGGCATGGACGAGTCGCAGGTGTTTGAGACTTCATACGTCGaccccaagaccaagaccgtTACCATGGTCTCCACAAATATCACCTGGAGCAACTTGCTCAACGTCCAGGAGACCGTCGTCTACTCGCCCCTCTCCGATCACCAGACCAAGTTTCACCAGGAGGCCAAGATCACCGCTCTGGCTGGTGGCTGGCAGCGCATCAAGAACAGCATTGAGGACACCCTTGTCAAGAGGTTCCGGGAGAACgcggccaagggcaaggaaggATTCGAGTCCGTGCTGGCCATGAGCAGGCGCGTCTTCGctgaggaaagggaaagggagaagatgggCCTCATCAGGGAGCAAGCTGGGAACATCCGCATGGCTGCTTAA
- a CDS encoding methionine aminopeptidase 2B, with product MAAQAAPAEELSKLSVDETKPAPAAANGNDSDAESGDEEAEEGAAAPAAGAAKKKKKRKPKKKKKAPTSQSEPPRVLVSQLFPNNQYPKGEEVEYVNDNLNRVTNEEKRHLDNLNQEFLTDYRHAAEVHRQVRQWAQKSIKPGQTLTEIAENIEDSVRALTGHSGLEEGDALIAGMGFPTGLSINHCAAHYTPNAGNKMVLQEDDVMKVDFGVHVNGRIVDSAFTVAFNPRYDPLLEAVKAATNAGIKEAGIDVRVGDIGAAIQEVMESYEVEINGQMLPVKSIRNLNGHTINHYSIHGTKSVPIVKSNDQTKMEEGDVFAIETFGSTGNGYVHEEGEVSHYAKRGDAAKVDLRLSSAKSLLNVITKNFGTLPFCRRYIDRLGQDKYLLGLNNLVSQGIVEAYPPLVDKKGSYTAQYEHTILLRPTVKEVISRGDDF from the exons ATGGCAGCTCAAGCAGCCCCAGCAGAAGAGCTTAGCAAGCTCAGCG TCGACGAGACCAAGCCCGCTCCCGCGGCGGCCAACGGTAACGACAGCGATGCCGAGTCCGGTGACGAGGAAGCCGAGGAGGGCGCTGCCGCCCCTGCCGCCGGtgccgccaagaagaagaagaagagaaagcccaagaagaagaagaaggccccGACCAGCCAGAGCGAGCCTCCGCGTGTCCTCGTCTCGCAGCTCTTCCCCAACAACCAGTACcccaagggcgaggaggtcGAATACGTCAACGACAACCTGAACCGGGTTACCAACGAGGAGAAGCGCCATCTCGACAATCTCAACCAGGAGTTCTTGACCGATTACCGCCACGCCGCCGAGGTGCACAGACAGGTTCGCCAGTGGGCGCAAAAGAGCATCAAGCCCGGCCAGACCCTGACCGAGATCGCCGAGAACATTGAGGATAGTGTGCGTGCCTTGACCGGCCACAGCGGTCTCGAGGAGGGCGACGCTCTCATCGCCGGTATGGGTTTCCCTACTGGTCTCTCCATCAACCACTGCGCGGCGCACTACACCCCCAACGCTGGCAACAAGATGGTTCTGCAGGAGGACGACGTCATGAAGGTGGATTTCGGTGTGCACGTCAACGGCCGCATCGTCGACAGCGCCTTCACTGTCGCCTTCAACCCCCGCTACGACCCCCTTctcgaggccgtcaaggccGCCACCAACGCCGGTATCAAGGAGGCCGGTATCGACGTGCGTGTGGGCGACATTGGTGCCGCCATCCAGGAGGTCATGGAGAGCTACGAGGTTGAGATCAACGGTCAGATGCTTCCCGTCAAGTCCATCCGCAACTTGAACGGCCACACCATCAACCACTACAGCATCCACGGCACCAAGAGCGTGCCGATTGTCAAGAGCAACGACCAGaccaagatggaggagggcgatGTCTTTGCCATTGAGACTTTCGGTAGCACGGGCAACGGCTACGTGCatgaggagggtgaggtTTCGCACTACGCCAAGCGTGGTGATGCAGCCAAGGTCGATCTCCGTCTGTCCTCTGCCAAGTCCTTGTTGAACGTGATCACCAAGAACTTTGGTACTCTTCCTTTCTGCAGGCGTTACATTGATCGTTTGGGTCAGGACAAGTATCTTCTCGGG TTGAACAACCTTGTGTCACAGGGTATTGTCGAGGCTTATCCCCCATTGGTTGATAAGAAGGGCTCTTACACTGCCCAGTATGAGCACACCATTCTGCTCAGACCTACCGTGAAGGAGGTTATCAGCCGTGGTGATGATTTCTAA